One segment of Ricinus communis isolate WT05 ecotype wild-type chromosome 8, ASM1957865v1, whole genome shotgun sequence DNA contains the following:
- the LOC8273074 gene encoding ethylene-responsive transcription factor LEP, with protein sequence MNPSPSKSKRKQAQQQSQQQEGSNGGRFLGVRRRPWGRYAAEIRDPSTKERHWLGTFDTAEEAALAYDRAARSMRGPRARTNFVYSDMPAGSSVTSIISPDDQQQQMLSLQQQQQQQEQQQSIFVLPQSHDQPDSTPLFFNDFSSQCHYSEEFSSSMANVADSTWGYSTTYQHHHQDQERPIITNNELPPFPSDISSLSSSAQSSFQYNGSGYDQTSQDFLGFEDAMTNGFDFGRFDSGEYVHSPMFSRMPPVSDTVPDGLDLGSSGYFF encoded by the coding sequence ATGAATCCATCTCCATCAAAGAGCAAGAGAAAGCAAGCCCAGCAACAATCACAGCAGCAAGAAGGCAGTAATGGTGGAAGGTTTCTTGGTGTCCGAAGAAGACCGTGGGGACGATATGCAGCAGAAATAAGAGATCCTTCAACTAAAGAAAGGCATTGGTTAGGCACATTCGATACAGCGGAAGAAGCAGCCTTGGCTTACGACAGAGCTGCCCGTTCCATGCGTGGTCCTCGTGCTCGCACCAACTTTGTGTACTCTGATATGCCTGCTGGTTCTTCTGTTACCTCCATTATCTCCCCTGATGACCAGCAACAGCAAATGCTGTCGTTGCAACAGCAACAGCAACAGCAGGAACAGCAACAATCAATCTTTGTCCTTCCTCAGTCTCATGATCAGCCCGACTCAACGCCGCTCTTTTTCAATGATTTTAGCTCACAATGTCATTACTCAGAGGagttttcttcttcaatgGCTAATGTAGCAGATAGTACATGGGGTTACTCTACTACTTatcagcatcatcatcaagacCAAGAACGACCAATTATTACTAACAATGAGCTTCCTCCATTTCCATCTGATATATCCAGCTTATCAAGCTCAGCTCAATCAAGCTTTCAGTATAATGGTTCAGGTTATGATCAAACGAGTCAAGATTTCTTGGGATTTGAAGACGCAATGACAAATGGGTTTGATTTCGGCCGGTTTGACTCAGGTGAGTATGTCCACAGTCCAATGTTTAGTAGGATGCCACCGGTGTCAGACACAGTGCCGGATGGTTTGGATTTGGGTTCGTCCGGTTACTTCTTCTAA
- the LOC8273075 gene encoding nudix hydrolase 12, mitochondrial has translation MSSLQARTGRHRQRYEDNVRLVSGCIPYRLRKDIEGLSNDTEHRIEVLMVSSPNRTDMVFPKGGWENDETVLEAASREAIEEAGVRGILREVPLGVWYFRSKSKQDLCSLEGGCKGFMFALEVTEELETWPERENRDRKWLNIKDAFEFCRYEWMREALEKFLRVMEEDNKPEIMEEIVEIGSLPVSEVVADCQILTSNCCIKPVKRQHKGMNGMISLSWKFAFKGLPLT, from the exons ATGTCATCTCTGCAGGCAAGAACAGGGAGACACCGACAGCGTTATGAGGACAATGTTCGTCTTGTTTCTGG ATGTATTCCTTACAGACTAAGAAAAGACATCGAGGGACTTAGCAATGATACGGAACATAGGATAGAAGTTCTCATGGTCTCCTCGCCGAATCGAACTGACATGGTGTTTCCTAAG GGCGGATGGGAAAATGATGAGACTGTATTGGAAGCTGCATCCCGAGAAGCCATAGAAGAAGCAGGAGTGAGAGGAATACTCAGA GAAGTACCCTTAGGAGTTTGGTATTTCAGAAGCAAGAGTAAACAAGATCTGTGCAGCCTGGAAGGAGGCTGCAAAGGGTTCATGTTTGCTTTAGAGGTGACTGAGGAACTTGAGACTTGGCCTGAACGAGAAAATCGTGACAGGAAATGG CTAAACATTAAAGACGCATTCGAATTCTGTCGATACGAATGGATGCGGGAGGCACTGGAAAAGTTTCTAAGAGTAATGGAAGAGGACAACAAACCCGAGATCATGGAAGAGATAGTGGAAATCGGGTCATTACCTGTTTCAGAAGTTGTTGCTGACTGTCAAATATTGACATCAAACTGTTGCATAAAGCCTGTAAAGAGGCAGCACAAGGGGATGAATGGTATGATTTCGCTCTCGTGGAAATTTGCTTTCAAAGGGTTGCCATTGACATAG
- the LOC8273077 gene encoding calcium-dependent mitochondrial ATP-magnesium/phosphate carrier protein 2: MDDARAKNGKEQRPNCCNPVKQAGPVTMDHVLLALGETKEEREQRIRSLFNFFDGANSGFIDYTQIEKGLSSLLIPADYKYAKDLLNVCDANQDGRVDYQEFKRHMDDKELELYLIFQAIDVEHNGCILPEELYDALIRAGIEIDDEELALFVERVDKDNNGVITFEEWRDFLLLYPHEATIENIYHYLERVCLVDIGEQAVVPAGISKHIHAYRYLIAGGVAGATSRTATAPLDRLKVILQVQTARARMIPAIKNIWKEGGVLAFFRGNALNVLKVAPESALRFYTYEMLKEVIVKAKGEGNKADVGTTGRLFAGGFAGAVAQTAIYPMDLVKTRLQTYTCKNGKVPNLGAMSRDIWVQEGPRAFYRGLVPSLLGIIPYAGIDLAAYETFKDMSKKYILRDSEPGPLVQLGCGTLSGALGATCVYPLQVVRTRMQAHRTNTGTAYEGMSDVFRRTFQHEGIRGLYKGIFPNMLKVVPSASITYMVYEAMKKRLDLE; the protein is encoded by the exons atggatgatgcaaGAGCCAAAAACGGAAAGGAACAAAGACCAAATTGTTGTAACCCAGTTAAACAAGCAGGGCCAGTGACAATGGACCATGTTTTATTGGCGCTTGGAGAGACTaaggaagagagagagcaGAGAATTCGAAGtctctttaatttctttgatgGTGCAAATTCTGGATTTATAGATTATACCCAGATTGAAAAGGGTCTTTCTTCACTTCTAATACCTGCCGATTACAAGTATGCTAAGGATTTGCTGAATGTGTGTGATGCCAATCAAGATGGGCGTGTTGATTACCAGGAATTTAAGCGACACATGGATGATAAAGAGCTTGAATTATACCTTATTTTTCAAGCTATTGATGTTGAACATAATGGTTGCATTTTACCTGAAGAGTTGTATGATGCACTTATCAGGGCAG GAATTGAAATTGATGATGAGGAACTTGCACTCTTTGTTGAGCGAGTGGATAAGGATAACAATGGTGTTATAACATTTGAAGAATGGAGAGACTTTCTTTTGCTCTATCCACATGAGGCCACTATtgagaatatttatcattacTTGGAAAGAGTATGCCTGGTTGATATTGGGGAACAGGCTGTTGTCCCAGCTGGCATTAGCAAGCACATCCATGCATACAGATATCTTATTGCTGGCGGAGTAGCAGGAGCAACATCACGCACGGCAACTGCACCTCTTGATCGTCTAAAAGTTATTTTGCAAGTTCAAACAGCTCGTGCTCGTATGATTCCAGCAATAAAGAACATATGGAAGGAAGGAGGCGTCTTGGCATTTTTCAGAGGCAATGCACTGAATGTCTTGAAAGTGGCACCTGAAAGTGCTCTCAGGTTCTATACTTACGAAATGCTGAAGGAAGTCATAGTTAAAGCTAAAGGGGAAGGAAATAAGGCTGATGTTGGTACTACGGGGCGTCTTTTTGCTGGCGGTTTTGCTGGTGCTGTGGCACAAACTGCCATTTATCCAATGGATCTCGTAAAAACTCGATTGCAAACCTATACCTGCAAAAATGGAAAAGTTCCTAATCTTGGGGCAATGTCAAGGGATATATGGGTTCAGGAGGGACCCAGGGCATTTTACAGGGGCCTTGTTCCATCTCTTCTTGGAATCATTCCTTATGCAGGCATTGATCTTGCTGCATATGAAACCTTTAAAGATATGTCTAAGAAGTACATTCTTCGTGATAGTG AACCTGGTCCTCTTGTGCAACTGGGATGTGGGACTCTATCTGGAGCTCTTGGAGCAACTTGTGTTTACCCATTGCAGGTTGTCAGAACAAG AATGCAAGCACACCGCACTAACACGGGCACTGCCTACGAGGGAATGTCAGATGTGTTCAGGAGAACCTTTCAACACGAAGGGATTAGGGGATTATACAAAGGGATATTTCCTAATATGCTCAAAGTGGTTCCATCTGCCAGCATTACTTATATGGTTTATGAGGCTATGAAAAAGAGACTGGATTTGGAGTAA
- the LOC107260772 gene encoding uncharacterized protein LOC107260772 isoform X2, giving the protein MECEVANSNNKNPFPSTAISPPHSSLPISAPISPLRRPKDEYFRCRKLGHWANECPNKSSKKSAQSSPSSSNKKSIKHGSISPMVRCLCGRGFCLILISKTEKNPGRMFDTCPGDQKLNQGACKFKQPAGTNKIL; this is encoded by the exons ATGGAATGTGAAGTTgctaatagtaataataaaaatccatTTCCCTCAACTGCAATTTCACCACCTCATTCATCGCTGCCAATTTCTGCACCTATATCACCACTGAGAAGGCCGAAAGATGAATACTTTAGGTGTAGAAAGCTAGGCCACTGGGCCAATGAATGCCCAAATAAATCCTCAAAGAAATCAGCTCAATCAAGTCCTTCTAGCTCTAATAAGAAATCCATCAAGCATGGTTCTATTTCTCCAATGGTTCGATGTCTTTGTGGCAGAGGCTTTTGTCTCATTCTCATTTCCAAGACAGAAAAAAACCCTGGCAGGATGTTTGATACTTGCCCTGGCGATCAAAAACTG AACCAAGGAGCTTGTAAGTTTAAGCAGCCTGCAGGTACGAACAAAATACTATGA
- the LOC107260772 gene encoding uncharacterized protein LOC107260772 isoform X1: MECEVANSNNKNPFPSTAISPPHSSLPISAPISPLRRPKDEYFRCRKLGHWANECPNKSSKKSAQSSPSSSNKKSIKHGSISPMVRCLCGRGFCLILISKTEKNPGRMFDTCPGDQKLGKCGFFKWYDQFSCITTRTPMCPCGAGICRVNKSNDPNGELWYFAANLASWYQILELYINLISRWYQK, encoded by the exons ATGGAATGTGAAGTTgctaatagtaataataaaaatccatTTCCCTCAACTGCAATTTCACCACCTCATTCATCGCTGCCAATTTCTGCACCTATATCACCACTGAGAAGGCCGAAAGATGAATACTTTAGGTGTAGAAAGCTAGGCCACTGGGCCAATGAATGCCCAAATAAATCCTCAAAGAAATCAGCTCAATCAAGTCCTTCTAGCTCTAATAAGAAATCCATCAAGCATGGTTCTATTTCTCCAATGGTTCGATGTCTTTGTGGCAGAGGCTTTTGTCTCATTCTCATTTCCAAGACAGAAAAAAACCCTGGCAGGATGTTTGATACTTGCCCTGGCGATCAAAAACTG gGTAAGTGCGGGTTTTTCAAGTGGTATGATCAGTTCAGTTGTATTACTACTAGAACTCCTATGTGCCCTTGTGGTGCTGGGATTTGTAGAGTTAATAAATCCAATGACCCAAATGGAGAATTATGGTATTTTGCGGCTAATCTAGCCAGCTGGTACCAAATCTTAGAactatatatcaatttgatatcAAGGTGGTATCAAAAGTAA
- the LOC8273079 gene encoding histidine biosynthesis bifunctional protein hisIE, chloroplastic isoform X1, translating to MAISSLNSVQFLGCSSKNRNFFAVGDYNAKKAINFPLILASAKKSESKVETLLDSVKWDEKGLAVAIAQNIDTGAVLMQGFVNRNALATTISSRKATFYSRSRSSLWTKGETSKNFINIHDIFLDCDRDSIIYLGKPDGPTCHTGSETCYYTSVNDLLEEKEVQGKRLALTTLYSLESTISQRKAELAAPQEGKPSWTRRLLDDPNLLCSKIREEADELCRTLEENEHSIHTASEMGDVLYHAMVLLAHKDVKIEDVLDVLRQRFSQSGIDEKRSRKQQN from the exons ATGGCGATTTCGTCATTGAATTCTGTTCAATTTTTAGGCTGTTCTTCAAAAAACCGTAATTTCTTTGCTGTTGGTGATTACAATGCCAAGAAAGCGATTAACTTTCCCTTAATTCTTGCATCTGCCAAGAAATCTGAATCTAAG GTTGAGACGTTGTTAGACAGTGTAAAATGGGACGAGAAAGGTTTGGCAGTGGCTATAGCTCAAAATATTGACACAGGAGCTGTATTAATGCAAGGCTTTGTGAACAGGAATGCACTAGCTACGACCATTTCCTCCCGGAAGGCAACATTTTACAGTCGATCACGATCATCTTTGTGGACAAAGGGGGAGACCTCCAAGAATTTCATCAACATTCACGACATATTTCTTGACTGTGATCGTGACTCT ATAATTTACCTAGGAAAGCCTGATGGACCTACCTGCCATACAGGATCGGAGACATGTTATTACACATCAGTTAATGACCTTCTAGAAGAAAAGGAG GTTCAGGGAAAGAGGTTGGCATTGACAACATTGTATTCACTGGAGTCCACAATATCTCAGCGCAAAGCAGAATTAGCAGCGCCACAGGAGGGAAAACCCTCTTGGACCAGAAGATTACTAGATGACCCAAACTTACTATGCTCAAAAATCAG GGAGGAGGCGGATGAGTTGTGCCGAACGCTAGAGGAGAATGAGCACAGTATCCATACTGCTTCAGAGATGGGAGATGTTCTTTACCATGCCATGGTTTTACTGGCACATAAAGATGTGAAGATAGAAGATGTGTTAGACGTACTAAGACAGAGATTTTCTCAGTCAGGTATTGATGAAAAGAGAAGTCGCAAGCAACAAAACTAG
- the LOC8273079 gene encoding histidine biosynthesis bifunctional protein hisIE, chloroplastic isoform X2, which yields MQGFVNRNALATTISSRKATFYSRSRSSLWTKGETSKNFINIHDIFLDCDRDSIIYLGKPDGPTCHTGSETCYYTSVNDLLEEKEVQGKRLALTTLYSLESTISQRKAELAAPQEGKPSWTRRLLDDPNLLCSKIREEADELCRTLEENEHSIHTASEMGDVLYHAMVLLAHKDVKIEDVLDVLRQRFSQSGIDEKRSRKQQN from the exons ATGCAAGGCTTTGTGAACAGGAATGCACTAGCTACGACCATTTCCTCCCGGAAGGCAACATTTTACAGTCGATCACGATCATCTTTGTGGACAAAGGGGGAGACCTCCAAGAATTTCATCAACATTCACGACATATTTCTTGACTGTGATCGTGACTCT ATAATTTACCTAGGAAAGCCTGATGGACCTACCTGCCATACAGGATCGGAGACATGTTATTACACATCAGTTAATGACCTTCTAGAAGAAAAGGAG GTTCAGGGAAAGAGGTTGGCATTGACAACATTGTATTCACTGGAGTCCACAATATCTCAGCGCAAAGCAGAATTAGCAGCGCCACAGGAGGGAAAACCCTCTTGGACCAGAAGATTACTAGATGACCCAAACTTACTATGCTCAAAAATCAG GGAGGAGGCGGATGAGTTGTGCCGAACGCTAGAGGAGAATGAGCACAGTATCCATACTGCTTCAGAGATGGGAGATGTTCTTTACCATGCCATGGTTTTACTGGCACATAAAGATGTGAAGATAGAAGATGTGTTAGACGTACTAAGACAGAGATTTTCTCAGTCAGGTATTGATGAAAAGAGAAGTCGCAAGCAACAAAACTAG